The Thermanaerovibrio acidaminovorans DSM 6589 genome contains a region encoding:
- a CDS encoding YicC/YloC family endoribonuclease — MFSMTGYGRGRVEGQWGRLSLEISSVNHRYQEISVRLPRDMSRWEPWFHLKLRPLFNRGKVTCRVEANWGPSSGAGHLNLELMSSIYGEVKRLSSQLGAPLGPVTDLLQVPGVMESPMGFMDEGEAEGILEGLLRMAVEDWNRMRQAEGEYLWGEILRRLGSFRSCVDRISRVWGDRMEMAFRQARERVEEMLAGLGASLDESRWAQELVIMADRWDVSEELSRLGSHVEQFLAVRDLKGPVGKRLDFIVQEMNREVNTLGSKVNDPEIRSLVVDAKSALEAVREQIQNLE, encoded by the coding sequence ATGTTTAGCATGACCGGCTACGGCCGTGGGCGGGTGGAGGGCCAGTGGGGCAGGCTCTCCCTGGAGATCAGTAGCGTAAACCATCGTTACCAGGAGATAAGCGTGAGGCTTCCCCGGGACATGTCCCGCTGGGAGCCCTGGTTCCATCTGAAGTTGAGGCCCCTGTTCAACCGGGGCAAGGTAACCTGCCGGGTTGAGGCCAACTGGGGGCCCTCCTCCGGGGCGGGGCACCTCAACCTGGAGCTCATGTCCTCCATCTACGGGGAGGTAAAGCGGCTCTCCTCCCAGTTGGGGGCCCCCTTGGGTCCCGTGACGGATCTCCTTCAGGTGCCGGGGGTCATGGAGAGCCCCATGGGCTTCATGGACGAAGGGGAGGCGGAGGGTATCCTGGAGGGCCTCCTGCGGATGGCGGTGGAGGATTGGAACCGGATGAGACAGGCGGAGGGGGAGTACCTATGGGGGGAGATCCTCCGCAGGCTGGGCTCATTCCGCAGTTGCGTTGACCGGATATCTCGTGTCTGGGGGGACAGGATGGAGATGGCCTTCCGCCAGGCTCGGGAGAGGGTGGAGGAGATGCTGGCTGGCCTTGGAGCCTCCCTGGACGAGTCCCGATGGGCCCAGGAGCTGGTGATAATGGCTGACCGGTGGGACGTCAGCGAGGAGCTGTCCCGGTTGGGTTCCCATGTGGAGCAGTTCCTGGCGGTTAGGGACCTGAAGGGGCCGGTGGGCAAGCGGTTGGACTTCATCGTGCAGGAGATGAACCGGGAGGTCAACACCTTGGGTTCTAAAGTTAACGATCCGGAGATTCGGAGCCTGGTGGTGGACGCCAAGTCCGCCCTGGAGGCCGTCAGGGAGCAGATCCAGAACTTGGAGTGA
- a CDS encoding DUF370 domain-containing protein, whose translation MKMVHVGFGNMVAAGRIIAIISPASAPIKRLKDEAARDGRLVDATQGRKTRAIMVMDSGHVILSALQPETLANRFEGEEGSGEDG comes from the coding sequence ATGAAGATGGTTCACGTGGGCTTCGGGAACATGGTGGCCGCTGGCAGGATAATAGCTATAATAAGCCCCGCGTCGGCCCCCATAAAGAGGCTCAAGGACGAGGCGGCCCGGGATGGCAGGCTGGTTGACGCCACCCAGGGGAGGAAGACCAGGGCCATCATGGTGATGGACAGCGGACACGTGATCCTGTCCGCCCTGCAGCCGGAAACCTTAGCTAACAGATTCGAAGGCGAGGAAGGGTCTGGGGAAGATGGGTAA
- the gmk gene encoding guanylate kinase, whose amino-acid sequence MGNDKIGNYRRGTLFVISGPSGAGKGTLRRVLFERVPGLFYSVSYTTRSPRPGETDGVDYRFVSEEEFKRMIEEGAFLEWAFVHGKYYGTNLKDIEAKLSEGYDVVLEIDVQGAQQVTRKVPGAVTIFVEPPSVEELEHRLHGRGTEGEDELSLRLRNAMDELSHAGEYQYRIVNDRVEDAAETLVKIIEQTRRSRGGMSK is encoded by the coding sequence ATGGGTAACGATAAGATAGGCAACTACAGGAGGGGGACCCTGTTTGTCATATCGGGTCCCAGCGGAGCGGGCAAGGGGACGTTGCGGCGGGTCCTCTTCGAACGGGTGCCGGGGCTCTTCTACTCGGTCTCCTACACCACCAGGTCGCCCCGCCCGGGGGAGACCGATGGGGTTGATTATCGCTTCGTCTCCGAGGAGGAGTTCAAACGGATGATCGAAGAGGGGGCCTTCCTGGAATGGGCCTTTGTCCACGGCAAGTACTACGGCACCAACCTTAAGGACATAGAGGCCAAGCTCAGCGAGGGGTACGATGTGGTCCTGGAGATAGACGTTCAGGGGGCCCAGCAGGTTACCCGAAAGGTCCCTGGGGCGGTGACCATATTTGTGGAGCCCCCGTCGGTGGAGGAGCTTGAGCATCGCCTCCACGGCCGGGGCACCGAGGGGGAGGACGAGCTATCCCTTCGCTTGAGGAACGCCATGGACGAGCTATCCCACGCGGGGGAGTACCAGTACAGGATAGTCAACGACCGGGTGGAGGACGCGGCCGAAACCCTGGTTAAGATAATAGAGCAGACCAGGAGATCAAGGGGAGGTATGTCTAAGTGA
- a CDS encoding DNA-directed RNA polymerase subunit omega, producing the protein MIFCDIDRICRERNIPNKYVLALVVAARARQLSERKGRLEDEKYISRAIDEISRGDVLVSCPMDAHSAPRRE; encoded by the coding sequence GTGATATTCTGCGACATCGACAGGATATGCAGGGAGAGGAACATCCCCAACAAGTACGTTCTAGCCCTGGTGGTGGCCGCCAGGGCCAGGCAACTGAGCGAGAGGAAGGGTAGGCTGGAGGACGAGAAGTACATATCTAGGGCCATAGATGAGATAAGCCGGGGGGACGTGCTGGTCTCCTGCCCCATGGACGCTCATAGTGCCCCCAGGAGGGAGTGA